Part of the Nicotiana sylvestris chromosome 5, ASM39365v2, whole genome shotgun sequence genome is shown below.
gcacaggacgaactctgaggtggaagggcactaagtgatgactggccctgataagaactgtgagaaccatgacccgatgacgccccacgataacctgggtgagctagttgagcatgcctgaatggacggcctctgccgtgctgaaactgacccctcgaaagagtaccactgtaactaccagatcctcgaggcctcttggcctccctctcctctcgctcatggcgacgaacagactcaatctcacgggcaatatccacaacctcctcgaaagtagcactaaTCACCCTCTCcatggtcatgagaatatgaagctgataagtgatgccatcaacaaacctcctaatcctctctctatctgtcggaacaatcaaaatagcatgacgagctaattcggagaacctcatctcgtactgcgtcacagtcatctttccctgacgcaaccactcaaactccctacgcagctcctctctgcgggactgcggcacatacttctccagaaagagaacggagaacatTTGCCAAGTAAGGGGTGATACACCAagaggcctatgcctctcaaaagccccccaccaagtgaagacagctccagaaaactgataagtagtgaaagcgaccccgctgatctccagaccccactattcggggtaggggtaaggtgtgCGTACACACtatactccccagaccccactaataaGATTttactggttattgttgttgttgttaagcaCAAAATAAAATTACCGATAACAAATTAGAGAATAATCATATTGCATTGTTATTCGTATCTTCcttaaaatgaaaaattaagattCTTGTAGCTGTTATCCTTATATAAAAATAGatcataatattttttttgtatcgTTTCCATTTTTTGGAATATTCTTGATGGACgagtttaaaaaaataatattcgaATTCAATATTCTCAATTTGTGCTTATTATTCTTGCGCTCAGATTTATCGTTCCAATTTATCACACGTCCAAAAAGGAAGGATCTACTAATATTTAAAGGCAAATAAGTATCATTATTAATAATTAACGTATTTTCAAAATCTTTCTTGAATTTTTCCATATATTGTAGTTCTGTACATATAACGAATCCTAGAATTATTTTATTACTACTCTGAAAAATGCCAAACTACGTCTGACGTGGTTACGATGTGGCTGTGGGATCCATTTCTGACCGAACAACAACCTCTTCATCAACACCACATCCACAATTTCAGCTGAAATAAACCACCGATTGTTTGCAAAATAGGGGGCGGTGTGGATTTATCTTTTAGGGCTTCAATCTTCCTTAGATTTATGAATTCGCCCGGATAATTTCTCAATTCAGCAGCCGGTACCGGTGAATTCTGGCCGTGGAACTCCTCAATTTCAGCCGCCGGTGCCGGTAAAATTCTGGCCGGAAAAATGGGGATGGCATGGGACGATGTTGTTTTGATGGAACCCGGCGTGAAATCGGGTGACCCGACTGTTATAACCGTGAATTGCCCCGATAAAGCTGGACTTGGATGCGATCTCTGTCGTATCGTTCTTGAATTCGGACTCTATGTAAACCGCGgaggtcatttttttttttttttgtggtaaTTTCATTTTCCATAAGAATCTGATTTGCTTGAGTTATTTGAACATTTATTTCGTTTAATATCAATCAGATATGCTTTCTATCCCAAATTAGTATCTTTGGTTGTATGAAACCTAAGCTACATTTTCACTACTCCATTCGTTCCATTTTATGTTTCGTTCCATTTTATGTGATGATGTTTGACTTAGCCTatgtttaaaaataaaaagagtctctTGAAACTTATGGTCTAAAACAAAGCCAGAGATATTTGTTTGCGTATTCACCTATACATTAAAGGTAAAAtgagaagtttaaagttaaattctGATAAATATAgatagaaatgtgtcattctttcGGGACAGACTAGAAAGTAAAATGTCCCATATAAAATGGACAATGGAGTATTTAAGTGCTGGCTTGGCGGCCGAAAAGGTTCAGCTTTTTGTGTAGAGTTTTGGAGTTAGGTTGTTTAATCTTCTGACCCATCAGCAGAAAGTGGAATATTTGATAATGGATAAGCTCCTTCTCTAGCTTCTCAAGCTATATTTGTTACTCCATGTTAAAGCTGTTTGTGGGAGAGGGGAGAAAACATAATAGATATTAATTATGTGCCGTGTTGCTTGCTTCCAAGTTGAATTATATCTGTGAAAGTACTTGACATCTTTAACATTTTTCTGCGTCCTTTTCCGTGTCAAAAGTTTGAAAATAAACCCGCGATGATAGAACTACTTGCCATAAAATATCAGAACGCATCTTTAATCGAACTTAAAAGTTCTAAAATATACATATAGCTTCACGTTCTTGCTTTTCAACGGCAAAATGTTGGACAGCTCCATTAAATCTTACACCTTTATGATTTCACTCATCAGCCGCTCAATGTGTTGTATGACATTGATGTATAATTTAATACAGATTTTGCCACCGATGGGAAATGGTGTTATATAGTACTATGGGTTGTCCCACGTCCAAGCGGGCTAAAAGTTGATTGGGCAAGCTTGAAAAATCGGCTTATGTCTGCATGTCCATCATGCATGATTCCGTACTACTTAAGCCAACAGTCCACTTGTTCTCCACGTCCTACAGTTTACCTATTGAAGGTTTTTTGCCTAGACAGGAAAGGGTTGCTACATGGTAAGTATAAATGCATCTAaatttttgtgccttttttacTTGCACGTGGCTTCATAAAATTCTTATGTGGTTATTTGTGCTTTTTAGATGTTACCAAGGTCCTTTGCGAGCTCGAGCTAACCATTCAAAGAGTAAAAGTTATGACAACACCAGATGACAAAGTTTTGGATCTCTTCTTCTTAACAGATGACATGTAAGTCCTTGAAGTTCTTGACATGTTTAAGGCACTTTTGATTTTCAACCTAATTGGCTTTTGGTTCTCTACATAATATAAGATTTTATATTTTGTGGCCTTGCTGCATTGTTATTGATGCTAGTCTTCTAATCCCATTAGCTAATACATATCTGATGGTTGAACCACAGTGACTTGACTATTTGGACTGAACAACCCTTCTTTAACACCATTATTAATTAAACCTACCACCACTAAGGTATAACTACGAGTTTAAAAAACTACAAGGTCAAACTCAATTTCAAGTATTGTGCTCTCTTACACTTGTACACTGAACCAACTCTGTAAGATATCAGATATTGGAGACAAACATGGATGTCCTTTAGTAATTTCCATGAAAAGGTAGCAATAATTTGTTTCCTGTTCTCGGGAATGCTATGGGTTCGGGTAGAGCAAACTGGATATAGAGGAATCATATAGGCGATCTGaactagtttgggattgaggTATAGTTGATTGGTTGGTTGATCTTTGCGTTTATCATGAAACAAAATTCACAGGGTCATGCAAATTTTTAAGCCAATGTAGTTAAATAAATCTTATTTCTAAGTATTAGAATTACTTAATTAATTTTGCAAGCCTCTTTTGGCCAGTAAACCAAACAGTTACTGGTAACTGAATGATTGATGGTGCTGCCCGCTTGATATCAGTTTCATAATATAGTATCTTACAGCAGCCAGATTATttaaaagaatatatatataaactgtcGCAGCAACCAGATTATTTAACTATGGAAAAAAATTATGGATGTAACTTCTGTTCCACAAAACCTGCGCTAAGTTATGCGCTAATATATTGCCGTGTTTTTTGGTGGAATACTCTGATTTGTCTCTTGCTGATCCTTTTggcaattcaaacttcatttccACCATATAATTTAACTGTTGGGCCATTGCTAATGTGGTTGGTATTCATCTCCTCCCCATCAGATGAGGTAAAACTAAGCATTAAAGGTTATCAATAATTGCCTGTTATGTGGTAATTTCTTTTACATTTCTGCTTGGTGTTCTGTTGCCATATTAGGGACTTGCTGCACACGAAACAAAGACGAGATGAGACATGTGAACATCTAAGTGATGTTTTGGGAGAATACTGCATTAGCTGTGAACTTCAGTTGGCAGGGCCTGAATGCGAAGTTCAGCAAGGATTCTCTTCTCTTCCACAAGAAGTTGCAGAAGAACTGTTTAGTTGTGAATTGTCTAAGGAAGCAGTTCCTAAGTCCTCTTCTTCTGATACGGCAAAATTAAAGAAGGCAACCATCACAGTGGATAATTTATTGAGCCCAGTCCATACCTTGCTTCAAATACAATGTGTTGATCAAAAGGGCCTCATCTATGACATTTTGAGGACTTCAAAGGACTGTGATATTCAGGTACCATATATTTTAGTAACTGTGTAGTGATTTCCTGTTCTCTCGAATCAAATTGTTTTGTAAGCAAAACACTTCCGATGGTCGAGGTGGATTCAAATTTCTGTCTACATTGTCcacaaaggaaaaaaaactagGACCATATAAAAGAATGAGATTGTCTATACTTCATATCTTTAATCTTTATTGGTGCTTCTAGTTTGGAATGTCTTTCCTATTGCCTTACTTTTATGACATTAAACATATGTGCTTGTTATTTCAACGTCTAGATTGCTTTTGGAAGAATCTTGTCTTCCGCCAAGGGCTATCGCACCATAGACCTATTTATCCAGAGAACAGATGGGAAAAAGATTCTAGATGATGAAAACCAAGCATCTTTGTGTTCTCGCTTGAAGGAAGAGATGCTTCATCCACTGCGAGTCACTGTTGCTAGTCGTGGCCCAGATACAGAACTATTGGTTGCCAATCCTGTTGAGTTATCTGGAAAGGGAAGGCCGCGTGTCTTCTATGATGTCACATTTGCCTTAAAAAAGCTTGGGATATGTATTTTCTCGGTAAGTGCCAGATGCTCAAATTCGCCTTCATAAACGTTTTTTCTTCCATAGCTGTAACGGAAGTTTTATTGTATCTTATCTCCAGTTCCATAATGTGTACACTCCTAATTGGTTTGCAGGCTGAAATTGCTAGGCATTCAACAGCAGAGCGGCAGTGGGAAGTTTATAGGTTCCTTTTGGATGAAAGCCCAGAGTATCCGTTAGCTAGCAAGCGAGCTCGAACTGAAATCTTGGAGAAGGTTAAAAGAACACTAATGGGGTGGTGAAATTCAAGAATTACCAAGGCACCATTTCTTTAACTCAGCTCAGCAACATTCAAGTGTTG
Proteins encoded:
- the LOC104241112 gene encoding ACT domain-containing protein ACR9; its protein translation is MGMAWDDVVLMEPGVKSGDPTVITVNCPDKAGLGCDLCRIVLEFGLYVNRGDFATDGKWCYIVLWVVPRPSGLKVDWASLKNRLMSACPSCMIPYYLSQQSTCSPRPTVYLLKVFCLDRKGLLHDVTKVLCELELTIQRVKVMTTPDDKVLDLFFLTDDMDLLHTKQRRDETCEHLSDVLGEYCISCELQLAGPECEVQQGFSSLPQEVAEELFSCELSKEAVPKSSSSDTAKLKKATITVDNLLSPVHTLLQIQCVDQKGLIYDILRTSKDCDIQIAFGRILSSAKGYRTIDLFIQRTDGKKILDDENQASLCSRLKEEMLHPLRVTVASRGPDTELLVANPVELSGKGRPRVFYDVTFALKKLGICIFSAEIARHSTAERQWEVYRFLLDESPEYPLASKRARTEILEKVKRTLMGW